GGCAGAGTAATGTACTGACAAATTACATGTCTTGTTTACTTGCTGGGGTATGCCCCATTATAAAAATTAGTCAATATTCGACAAATTCCTGCTTCTTTGTTCCTTTGCTTGGTCCGACATAATGTGAAAATTTTCTATTCTTTCGATTGCGTTTTCAAACTTTAttcaaatatgaatatttgaaaCCTAATCCTTTTCAACATGATATAAACATTAGACCTTAAATCTAATATAATCCTTTACTTGGTCTAATGTAATACAAAAAGTTGTTGACCCGATAATGTGAGATGTTATTTATTGATAGCTGCATAAAATTTATACACCGACGATGAattgaatattatttttattataatcggTAAAAGTAATGTGGAACCAAGTAAGATTGTATTTTCTCTCATTTATTCAACAAATGAGTAAATTAATCCTTATATATTAGATCAATGAGTAAATTcgtcatttctattaaaaattttatccatttttactattaaaaactgaCATGGCTGACAAAATAACCAGACAGTTTTGTTACATGTACCTCATGCTAATGTACATGGAttagtttttaacagtaaaaatggatATAATTTTTATTAGAATGACTAGTTTGCTCTTCGATCTAATGCACAAAgattaatttgtccatttttttagTAGAGGAGACAAAAATATAATCTGACTTTTAGTATAAGGACCTCTATGAtacttttatattaattataatccGATTTTTTTCCTTTTGATATTTTTTCAGCCacctttattaattattaattttttttaataatcttaTTATAAGTTCTGATTATATCAACTATTTTTGATACAATGCCTAGAACTACCCATAATCCCTTCCTAAtccataaataagaaaataatgcgCTTCAGCCTACTTAAACCCACGTCCTTCTGTATTGACAATAATACTTATAccaatcgagctaagactcaatcgacatttatcatcttcttcttatatatatatatatttcaataagTCAATTTGTGGGTctactaattttattttattatttttttaaatttagctaGAAATCTATTAGCTTAATTTAGTATATAACCCCATTGCATAATTACGTGATTCTAATTAAAATCAAAGTATTTGGTAATCAAAATTAAGGATTTGATTCTAGAAACAGAATTTCTTAAGCTAATTAATGTTATTGACAGGAGAGATGTAGTTGCTTCGAATTTGACATTAGCTAAAATCGGCTCACTCACTCTTTTCATGAGTGATttgtaaattatatttaatatagtcataatatataattttatacgaTGTTAGTAAATTAGATGCTTTTTATGGTACATATTATAAATTGGAAGAAGGATGATAACAACAGGGTTTGACCTCTAGTGCTAAAAATTAGACAAATTCAGAAAATTTTATAAATCCactgtaattgaattataaattttgaaaagttaaaaatataaaattattatgtattaatttataattttattatttttaaggactaaatatatattttgagttttaaatattttattgcaAAAAAAGTTATATGGAAATAAGAATGGCACACAAAGCACCAAAGATAAAAAGGAAAAAGTGTAAAAGATTAGAAAAGAAGAAGCAATGTATAAGAATATAAATAAATGTGCAATTAAAAGAGAAACTATAAAGAAGAAACTATGGATTCGACTGATGATGTCTCCCAATGTTCCAAAGGActcacataatatcatataattatatatatacacccTTCATCCTAGATTTATAACATCGACATAATCTTCATAGGTAAgatttgataatttatatatacacctatttaaaagaaaaaaaatatagatAGGCTAGATTTCACGTATTAAAGAAAAACATGGACAATATTGTTAAAGTTTAGGAAGATTATCTTTTATACTTTAAATTAGTATCGTAGAAGCATTATATTAAGAGTTTAATTACATTTTGttcattttattaaaagaatAGGTAAATTAATCTATGTATGTTAGATTAAAAAGTAAACTagcctttttattattattaaagtttttaTCCATTTCTACAGTTAAAAACTGGTATGACTATGTTGATGTATAGAGACTATGTTTGCTTTTTGATCTAATATGCAGAtactaatttacccattttttgagtagaggggGTAAAATACAATCCAACTCTTAGTAGAATGGCCTCCATAGTACTTTAACCTAAATTTAAGCTATGTATAAACATATTAAAAACTCTAtacatttctattgttaaaaactatTCATTATATGTTAGAAAGAGATACTCGTGATATGCCACATATAATTATTTGGTTATTCTAATAGTCATGTCAATTTTTAACAGaagaaataataaattttttaacaaaaaaaggAGACCAATTTACTCTATGATATAACGTAAAAACATTAATTTactcaatttttaaataaaaaataaaaaacaatctAATTAGTAATACAAATAACACCAAAATACATGTACCAATTAATACCTTCATTAGCAATTCAAATGAAACATTAATATAACATTTTCCTCATGTACCCATCATTTTCAACTTATATTTTCTCATTTATTTTGGGTGACTTTTCAAAAAAGAGCATAAATTCGAATAACAACTCTAAATTATGATTAACTAGaaagaagagagagagagagagagggggagAGAGAGGAgaatttgttttcttataaaattGACTACAAATAAGATTTTACAAATTTcactaccaaaaaaaaaaaggaaaagaaaacatTTGCAATGATACcctcgattttcttttctttttcgtgGCTTTGAATTTTCAACGAGGGGTTTTAATTTCTTCGCATCTTTGACCCTAAAAAAAGGGGCTTTCTTTGGTTGGCTTTAATTTTGAGGTGATGCCATAAATTCTTTGATACCGGTCATGCCCCCACTTCATATACCCAATAAAATGTAGTACACTAGCGTTATGGGCAAAGCTATTAGCATCCCAAAAATTACACTGCaattaaaaagtaaataatatattaattttaaatatataataataaaataattttaaaaaagaataaaatagaTAAAAGGCTTACGCTGTGCTGAGAATATCAGGGTGTACGTTGTATTCCTTGGCAAAGACAAAAGGACAATTCCTTGTGGGAGAGCTgcctgttatttatttatttataataataataataatttttaagaaaaatagatgcaaagccaaaaaaaaaaaagttaaaatttgtataaatgtataatactatttttattgaattttagttttacttatattttaattttacatgATTTGATTGTTTTAGTTTATATAATAGTTAGTTAGATGGACTAATTAaagatattataaaaattaaattctgtctaatgaaaatattgagactaaattataaaattgaacataataaaagtaccaaaattgaaatttgactTTTTTTCAGAGGCAATTACTGTGTCTAATTCAGATTTTAATTTATGAGATAGAACAATATCTAGCCCGACAACTATTTTTtatcatttgaaaattttaaaattttatataaaaattaaaaattagaaataaaaaatttaaaattttagattctttaaaaaaaaaatctcaggGTGGCATATcaaattaggaccaaattaaaaACTGTTTAAGAGATCAAGATGAAAAAAATTACtaagtttagtgactaaatatTACCCTTATTTATTTAGGCAAagtgaatggaaaagaaaaaaagaaaaggaaaaaataagTGACCTGGACAATGGCAACGTGTAAGAGAACGCCTTTAAGACCAACAGCAATGGAAGCAGCAGCCATGACAGCTGGTCCTGTAAGGAATCTCACGGCCATTGCAAAAGCTGCAACCGAATTCCCACATGCTATGATCTTTGGTTGCAATGCCATAAACAGACCTGTCATTCACATCAAACCGTGCCATGCACCCCCCAGCATTagattttaaaacatttaaatgagAAAAAACACCTTTCATCATTATTTCAACatatatattatcattaccaaacacagttttttctttgttttctttaaaaaatgATTTGTTGTTTGTAATAAGAGACACTGACCAAGACTGAACATAGCCATGCCGAGACCTGCATCTGACAGTATAGATATCGACTTTGCTATTATTGCAGGCATTTCCACATTCCACCTTCAAAAACAAAAAAGACAAGTAACAACAAAGCTTCATTACGAATGATGCACAATGAGGGAGGTGGATCTCGTAACCTCaaatagtaaaagtattatgaatGGAGTGTTTATGTTGGATTTTacattttgggtttttattttttaattttgagaaGAGTTTAATGGGTTTATTGAGTTTGAAAAAATTTTGGTGAGATTTAAATTTTTGCCCTTAAATAATATTAGTGAGTAAAAATACTATCAGTTGACTAGTTAAATTTTATAAACTCGTTAAAATTTTCTCGAAATTGAAAGATGAAAAatcgaaaataaaattaaatatgaacACCTTAAACTTAAACATAATACATTTATTATTTGAAGATCATTTGAGTAATGGATATTGAGCTCCATCATATAATAAAAAAGGTTTATAGTTTCATACCTGAATGAGATTAATGACCAAGTGAGACCAATTAAGCTTGAATAAGTATTGGGGTTTCTAATAAGTTTTctccaaaccataatcaatataagcCTTGTCATTACACTCGTTGGTGGCATGGTTTTAGGGTTAGCAATGGCAATGGCTTCCCCAACTTTGTTGTTTTCACCACTTTCTTGGACATTGTTCATTTCTCTTCTGTTCCCAAAACTGAACTCATCTCTTTCCATAAACTCCTCTTGATTATCTCTATGTCCTTCCACTGTCAACAAAACaaacaatcatatatatatatgttaaaaaaatCAGTTAAATGCCGTAAAAATAGTTTTTAAATTATGAATgacttatttaaaaaataaattaattaattttatacattaaattaaagaataaattaatattCTCTATTAAATCTTTTAgctattttattaataaaaattatctaaaatttttaattaaaacattaattcaCTCATTAATCTAATCTCCATCTAATTTTACCATTCATGTGCAGGTATTAAAAAACCAGGTCAAAAGATTGTACCTTTGCCAGGGGAGACAGCTAACCGAACTTCTTTCTGGTCGGTAACACCATATTCATGGCCGCCGCCGAACACATCTGATACCGGAGAAGCACTTGAACTCCAAACAAACATATGAAGATCCTTACCACCACCATCTTCAACCTTTTGATGAGCTTGTCCATTAGGTTTCTTAACACCTTTAGACCCAGTTGGTGAAAACATACCCGGATTAGGAGCCGGGTAGTGTCCCGTTACACCACTTTGTCCATGGTAATGGAACCTCGGCTTACCAGAACCATCTTCCTCGTAATTTGATGGTCTGGGTGTCGGTCCACGTGAAGCAGACATACCATAAACATCACCGGAACCAAAGTTCGAGTTCCGACCACCGGCCATCATAGAATAAAAATCAGTATGGTTAAAACTCGAACCTCTCGGTGTTGGATTCCTCGATGATTGTAAAGAGTAAATCTCAGCATTCGTTAAATTCGAAGGCCGGGGGGTAGTCGAAGACAAACCTTGTGACCTTCTCGAAAAAATATCAGACCTCGAAGCATTAGATTTTCGGACCGTAACATGCAACTTACCGTCGTCTTTAATCTCAGCTTCGGTTTCTAACGGCTGCCGACCGTCGAGCGACATGATGTCGGAATCGACATGGATAGACACAATAGAACCAGCAGTGTCGGGGAATTGTTCAGAGATTAACATCTTAGCACCACGATATTCAAACATAAATAGCATTAAAGTATACCAAATGATACATTGAAGTACAACGATTTGTACCATTAAACTCCCTGAAAATTCACCATACATACCTTTAAGTAAAGGTATACCCATAACTAAAGTATTGGGTAATGTTGAAAGTGAAAATAATGTTATGGTCCATTCTAAACAACCCCTTTTACTTACTTTGGACCAAATGGCTAACACGACTAAAACTATAATCTTTTGTAGTGTATCAGCTGCTATGAACCGGAAGTTCATGGTGTACGGATTGTTTGAAgctatgaaatgaaatgaaagtaaTGGAACGGCGAAAAGAGCAACAAACCGGTTGATGCCGGAACATTGGTCGGGTGTGAAGATTTTCCACCATTTCACTGAACCGTAAGCTAAAATCATGGCCACGTAAAGTGGTACCATTGCGGTCATAACATGGTAAAAATCTGTTAAAGTGATCATCTTTGAAACACCCTGCTAACAAACTAATAAAAGAGACCCAAAATTTTACAAGAAGAAGAGAGTTGGTGGCGATGAtgagggaagaagagcatgtgttTTTGGGGTTTAGAGAGGAAAGTGAGAACAAGAGAAGGGGGATTTTTTTTTATACACTAAAACAGCTCTTGAGAGATGTGAGCAAGCTTTGCACTTCCAGTCCCCAATGCTTTTGAAAGGAATAAGGGGATGGGGGGTTGCTTTTTTATGGTAGAGTTTGGAGTTTTGGCTTTTGGCTTTTGTtttggttaaattttattttaagttgttgtatttttataaaattagaatttagttttgtatttttatttcttttaaatttagtcttttttattttagattttaaaatttagatctaattattaatattatttaaattattttattaaatttaagttcatTATAATGTCAGTTTTTAGTTACACTATTACTAAGTAATGACAAATCTAAAAATTGCTTTATGGGACAAAgataaatcataattttttaGTAGAGATGAATCATTAATTTTGGTTAGTCAAAGtacaaatttattattatactaactcaaaatttttagattttgaaaagtctatatgataattttactatttttgagAGGTTAAAGCCACTGCTTCTCCTTTATCTACGCCcttattattaagtaaattttttcttataaatattacattaacaaatttaatataaaaaattaataatgttaatattcaacttaaatttatattttaattttgaatttaatattttattggaTTTGATAAAtcttggtatatttgtattggtGAAGTATACTATCGATGGCTCTATATTCGATGAACTCTCATGTCCAAAGTTTAgtagaaaataagaaaaaagaaaaaggcatTTTGGTTGGGAGAGGTGAGTGGGATGTGTCTCCAAGTATTTGTTTGGGGTACACaacactttattttttattttcaagcattAAAAAGAGGACCCTCAACTTTTCCTCTTTTCTTCTTGGATTCGCTTTTCTGCTCATGGATTCTAGATGGCTTATGGCTCTGCCTaccttttttttttggtaaatacAATTCAATGTCATTTAATTAatgataaatttatgttttaattactcaattttaaaaagttataaagtaGTCACTGAATTATCTGAAAGTCTTCATTTAAGTCATTAGACTATTAAAATCAATAATGACATTCTTTATTTGCACCACCTGCATTAATCGATAAATCTTCTTCTACTTTTCTTTTATAGTTCTTTTATTTTCATGAAACAATTTGAACGTCATGAATCTATGAACCAAAATCTAGACAACTTTCTTCTTTAATCTTCAATATTGACTATTAGATTGACTTGGATCTAAGGCGTTTTATTTTGGGTTAATTAGCCGAAAATGTCGAATTTAAAAGATAACGAGGGAATTAGGTCGGTTTTTTCACAAATCAATGGAAATAAGTCAATTTTAGAGAGACAAACAGAAAATGCTTCCACCAAGAAATGTTTTCGTCGTtccaataattattattattttttgggtGTAGGAAATTTAGGGAGAAAGGTTATTTGTGTTTGTGCTTTAAGGAGAAATTGTGAtaattttaatgtatgtttgagtTCATGGTGATGAGGTGGCGTTTGGAGACATACACATTTCATTTCTCATGTCGGAAGTGCACTATCACCTTAGAAAATGTCGCATTGAAATTTAGGCTCCTAATTCGCGATGGTTATATGATCACGGGTTCAAGTATAACTCGGGTCCCCAGTTGATAGTGGTTATGCGATCACGGGTTCAAGTTCCATGCCACTCAAAAAGGATGCTTTATAAACCCTATACATAAGTTTGAGATTATAATCATTGGGAAAAAAAGGGTTCACCAGTATAATCAACTTATTCTTTTTCTCCATTAAAGTAGTATTATCAACCTCATTGTCCAAAACCTGTGTCAGAGGTGGGGACAAGAAGACTTTCAAGGGTGAAGTGGCTGTAACAGTGGAGAAAAGCTGAAATTGACTTGGGGCGATTGATGTGATTAAAGAACTACAACCACTGTCGCCCCAAGTCGCATTTCAGCTTTTTTCCATCACCACTCCCCCCTGAAAGTCTTATTGCCCTACCTCTAACACAAGTTTTGGACAATGAGGTTAATGGTATTACTTTGATGGAGAAAAAGAATAAATTGATCATACTAGTAAGCCCCCTTTTTCCTATGGTTATGATCTCAAATTTATGTATAAGGTTTATAAAGCATCCTC
This window of the Gossypium arboreum isolate Shixiya-1 chromosome 12, ASM2569848v2, whole genome shotgun sequence genome carries:
- the LOC108476534 gene encoding LOW QUALITY PROTEIN: probable auxin efflux carrier component 1c (The sequence of the model RefSeq protein was modified relative to this genomic sequence to represent the inferred CDS: inserted 1 base in 1 codon), producing the protein MITLTDFYHVMTAMVPLYVAMILAYGSVKWWKIFTPDQCSGINRFVALFAVPLLSFHFIASNNPYTMNFRFIAADTLQKIIVLVVLAIWSKVSKRGCLEWTITLFSLSTLPNTLVMGIPLLKGMYGEFSGSLMVQIVVLQCIIWYTLMLFMFEYRGAKMLISEQFPDTAGSIVSIHVDSDIMSLDGRQPLETEAEIKDDGKLHVTVRKSNASRSDIFSRRSQGLSSTTPRPSNLTNAEIYSLQSSRNPTPRGSSFNHTDFYSMMAGGRNSNFGSGDVYGMSASRGPTPRPSNYEEDGSGKPRFHYHGQSGVTGHYPAPNPGMFSPTGSKGVKKPNGQAHQKVEDGGGKDLHMFVWSSSASPVSDVFGGGHEYGVTDQKEVRLAVSPGKVEGHRDNQEEFMERDEFSFGNRREMNNVQESGENNKVGEAIAIANPKTMPPTSVMTRLILIMVWRKLIRNPNTYSSLIGLTWSLISFRWNVEMPAIIAKSISILSDAGLGMAMFSLGLFMALQPKIIACGNSVAAFAMAVRFLTGPAVMAAASIAVGLKGVLLHVAIVQAALPQGIXPFVFAKEYNVHPDILSTAVIFGMLIALPITLVYYILLGI